The Shewanella halotolerans region ACTCGACGTCTAGCCGCCGAGTTAGTCTTTGGCCTCTTTCTTCTCATTCAGCTGGCGCTTGAGGGTTGCGATCTCCGCCAGTAGGGTCTCTTGATTCTTCTCCATCCGCTGCAGCACTATCTGTAGCTCGTCACGCATCTGTTGGCTCTGGGCCTCCTGATGCTGCTTGCTGTCTGGTGCGATGAAGATAGAGGCCATGTAACCCGAGATCACCCCGAAGAAGCTCACCCCACAGACGATCACTAGGCCGCCGATGAAGTGGCCTATCGTGGTGACTGGATAATAGTCGCCGTAACCCACGGTAGAGATGGTCACCAGCGCCCACCAGATGGCATTTTCTGCGGTGTGGATATTGGCATTGGGATCGCCGCTCTCCACTAACAGAATCATTACCGAGGCGAGGGTGAGTATGGTCACCATGGCCACCAACAGGCTGGCGAGGGTGGTCTCCTGACGCTGGCGCATCAGGGGGATAAGAATAGAACGGGTCATGCGGATCAGGCGGATCACCCGCAAGATCTGGAAGAAACGGGCCAGCCTCAAGGCTTCGATGGCGGGGATACTGGCCACCAGATCGATCCAGTGATGCCTGAAGTAGTCACGCTTATCTTCGGCGCGAAACAGGTTGATAAAGAAGTAGCTGATGAAGATGACGCAGATGCTGGTGTCGATGAAGAAGAGCAGGCGGCGGGTCTCGCC contains the following coding sequences:
- a CDS encoding ion transporter; this translates as MIDRKRWLLPINQNPTPFELAMMLLSLISVIVVLMLTFAKLDGETRRLLFFIDTSICVIFISYFFINLFRAEDKRDYFRHHWIDLVASIPAIEALRLARFFQILRVIRLIRMTRSILIPLMRQRQETTLASLLVAMVTILTLASVMILLVESGDPNANIHTAENAIWWALVTISTVGYGDYYPVTTIGHFIGGLVIVCGVSFFGVISGYMASIFIAPDSKQHQEAQSQQMRDELQIVLQRMEKNQETLLAEIATLKRQLNEKKEAKD